The genomic region CCCACTTACAGTCCGAGCACGCCTCGCCTTGGCACGACTCTGCacggtttggtatggttttccattactatagtacctcatCAATGTGGGTGGAGTTATCAtagcatgaaactgccgtgactttgttttatacgtgacacacacaaaccagtgacgAGTAAAgcaatcagttcattaaaaagttttgttcacagaatcgttcagtactttctgcatgaccggagcacagactccatctgacactgaaatacagtggaagGGGTTGATATGCGGCTCTCTGCATGCAATCACAGCTTTTGGCACTGTGGTCGCTAAATATACCCaattcctctgttaaatattgagaagTTAGAcatttctttgctaaatgtcggagattaacacattttttcaggatttgtgagtttttttaactgatctacagttcggcattgttcggtcgCTTCCAGTGCCGACATTCTGctaatcagtggccagcagtcggTCCATGTCACAAATAGTATCGGCTTGGCTCACTTGGAATCTCGCAAGAGCAGAtcttaaaaaaagtaccaggtactaggtaCCATCactaatgaaaaagcaaaaattAGCCCCATGCCGGGACAGTGTATTGGAGAAAAAGAAGCTTCCTATAAAGCTGTTTTAAAGACATCTGTACCATTATGCATTTTCTGACGAAGTACTTACCCCCTAGCTCTTCCAACTACATCTTTTTTCTCCAGCCAGTGTTGGCCCTGCTTGTACAGCCCTCTGTCATCCACTGCATTGTTGTCCCCTTTGGTCAAGAACTTAATGTCTCCATTATCCCTGTGAACAAAGAATCACCATGAACATTGTGTCCCCTTCATATAAATGTCCCACAGTCTTCTATGAGCATTTTCATGTAGTTAAATATGATGAAGTTCTCAGATACACAGGTATTGGAATGATAATGAAAGCACAATTTCATTATAGACTAGAGCAAGTGCAGTCATACTTTTCATGGATCTTCAGTACTCGATGTACTATTGGGATCTCTCTGCCTTCTATTCTGAAGACAACGATCTCTCCGACTCTGATGGGATCTTCTACTCGGTTGGTCAGGAACAGCAGGTCTCCTCTGTGGAAAGCTGGCTCCATACTCCCACTGAAATTAAGGATAAATACACATTAGGAAATTTCTTTAGTAACATTTGAATcctttaaatatttgacatgtCCACCTTGAATTGCTAAACTAAGTATTTGCTTAACAGACATTATCTGCAGGCATGTCTTTTAAATAGGTAAAAAAGAAATTACactgacaaaacaaatgttattgtttgcAACGCCATAATTTACATGAATGTTTAGGACAGACATTCATCCACAAAATGTGAGACAGTGGAACgtgactttattttattcagtgGTGTAGCCTACGTCTATAACTACTTAAAAATGCTGATTGATACATATCAACACATATTCTTTGACCTAATTTGAACTCATTCCCACACTTGTGTTTTTGCAAATACAAGTTGGGGATCTAAATATAATAACATTCATGTGCAGTGAATTGTGCTGGTGGTCTGGCAATGCATGCATGAGTGTGTCTTTTTATGCAACCGGATAGGGCTCAACGTGCTCGATCGTAGCACTTTACTAGCACTGCACGCTAATGCATCACAGTtttacaaatagaaaaaagtcTTAGATGAATGACCAGACAAAGAACGGTTCAAAAGACCCCCATGACGAGTCATTGCAAGGACCTGCGAAGCCTGGAACTTCTGGCTCCCTAAGGAGaaaattatttctttttgtaaTCACCTTAAAAGTGAGATATAGAAAgtttaaagaacaaaacatttcaggTATTTGTAACAACTGATGGCCATTCATGATAAAAGCATACTTTAACTAATGTCTGCAGATCATGTAACTTCAAACATTCATGTGCAGAACAGTAGTACATTATAGTAGAGTACATTATGAATCATGCAGTGATGTTGATAGGTTTTCAATGTAGTGAGTCCTGGGACCCACATGTGCTCATTTGTGTGGATCCCTGGGAAATTCAATAGGTCCACAATAAAATTGAGAGATTGTACAGTTAACTCCTGTTTGATGCTGGTAGCCTATGCTGaatttgtgttcattcattaattcattgtgCCTGGATTCACCAATAGAAAAAGGTGCGAGCAAGCTAATGCTACCTAACTCACAGAGCGGGACACGCATTATCATTTGACAAAGGCTGCAGGCATTGTGCATGTAGAGGAGGGACAGACTaatcagtggtgtgtgtgtgtgtgtgtgtgtgtgtgtgtgtgtgtgtgtgtgtgtgtgtgtgtgtgtgtgtgtgtgaaagagggagagagagagagagagagagaaaaagagagagagagagagagagagcagggaaaTGAATGAAAGGACGATTCgctgtatttttaaattgtgttgaaaaaaagaagacagaatcCTGTGCAAAATGATCACCTCTGTTATTCACACGGACACacaaatcaaagaaaaaaacagtgacagaacaaaaacaagaacttAGACCATTAAAGTCCTCATGCACACAATATGTGTAGAAACATAATAaccttatattatattaatatacacTAACAGACGTTGTAAAGGTGAGTAAGCACGTGttttctaaatctaaatcttacaCTTTATTAATcgccttagggaaattatttctctgcatttgacccatcctagaattaggagcagtgggctgccacactgagtggcGCCCAGGGAGCAACAGGCCCATTTGACCTggtgggacttgaaccggcgactttccggttacaagccaagttccctttccacttgacCACAGACTGCCTACTGCAActtgcatgaatgtgtgtgagtctgtgtgcaTCAGAGCACACACAGACCGGGAGAAGAAACACAGCAGATCAAAAAGAGGAATCATCATACAATGTCTACGTTATGGAGTGAGGAAACATGTTCAATAGCATACAATGCTAAATCTGCATTTAGGTAAGAGGGCGCACAAAGATGTAAGAGGGTTATTTCATTATCAATATAACGAGGTtcgatatactgtatatcggTAAATGTACACGGTAGATAGATGTTTATAAACTGTGCAAAGGCAAACACACATCAAAGCACAACACCAATGCATGACTTTTCATGTCTATACACAAGTTAAAAACCACAATCAACTGGTTTATTCAGGCACATAGATGTCGCCGCTGATGATGACATTTCAATACATTGTACAGCCCTGACGGAAATGATACGCAGTGTACTTGTGAGTGTTTAATCATGATGCGTGATAATACTATGTATTGTCCTATCCCCACATTTAAAAGCTCAGTACATGACTGTAACTTACCTAAGAACAACAACTATAGGACTCTCGCTTCCAGTGACAACCATCAGTCCCTTCCAGATCATCAGCGCAGAGGAAACGATCATACCAAAGTTGAGCACCTGGTAATACAGCTGCAGGACAAAGGCACAGCATTGCATTTCTGTCAGAAGAAAGGCTTCAGCATAGCACATTACAGTATACAAGTACCATTAAGATCGGGCACACAATCTGGTGTAGAATGCCACAGAGGCATCTCAATAACTCTTAGATTTGAGATAAGAGGTGATGAACACATCTGGCCTCAGTTCACGACGATAGTGTAGAAAATGAGGAAGGCAGCTAGCTACACTGAGGTTAGAATTATtatttgatcagtgttttttgcACCAGTGTATTTCCACGGCTTTTATATTGTCTTATAAAAGAAACCCTCCAGGTTAGACGCATTTATTTTGTAGGTGGCTAACATGTGTCCGGCAGACTCAGGCTGCAGCGATAAAAAGCGCTCGGCGGCTAATTACCGTTAGCTTTGAGCTTTACGACAACAGTCGTTTGTACGAGAGTGAAGTAGCTGCCGTGCACCTACCTGCCGCTTATTCATGCGACGAACATCGTCGAGAAAGTCTAAAGACAACATTGTTGAAATACTACAGCGTAGAAAAGGCGTCTAAAATCACATGAAAACGCTCAAGGGTCGAGCATATGGATGGAAACACGACCAGGCACCGAAAGTTGCATCCGAATCTTCCGGGTGCGCTCAACCGGAAGTCCCGCCCACACCGAGAACAGAGACCGCTGAGGTGTCAGCTCAGGatacgagagagagagggggagagagagagagagcgagagagagagagagagagagactacgTGTCCCCAATCCTAGTAGGTAGCTTCTAACGGACACATCAACCTACAAAACTGCAAGATATTTTCCCGTACACATCTCCCAATCCTTCTATCTATCCATCAAAGATATCAAAGTAGAtatcaaaactgaaaaaaaaaaaatattttatcaaCAGTTAACTACTTGTAAAAGTAAATTAACTCAATACTGGCTCCTACACACTTCCTTGAGAAAATTAGATGTAGTGAGGGCcacaataaaacagtttattAGTTGTAATGAAAGTTGTGACTTGCCAAGAGAGAGTTTTTCTCTCTTGTGAGTCATATTTTTATATGATCATTGTGAGACGGGCCAGATGTTAATTGTAGTGATTGGTAATGGAAAGCAATGTTTATCATTTGAATGCAGCTAATATGTCATCAATTATTAAAGGATAAATTATTTCCATCAGTACAAGGGAAAGCCACAAcatcaaaaaaaatcagtcaagaGTTTTAATGTGAATGATCAGTTTAATCTCTACTTCATTTGACTGACAGAAACAGAGTTTACAGCCATTAATATTTTTATCGAAAGTAGCAGCAAATTCATAGTGAATTGTTCAGCTCATCTCTGCACACTGTTTTAGATCGGTTCATTTTAATAGACAGCCTTGTTTATATTTTGCATGTTTATTACACGTAAACGTGTACTAGGCTTGgtgtaaaaagtttttttgaCTGTTATATTACTGTTAAATCAATAGATCGTCATTAACGACCTGGAACATTCagggaatatttctatgtgttgttgatccgAAAGAAGCTTGGATAAatgtggatagaaatgtaacttggatgtgcggcaagtggaaataaatgtgcaaacccttcacATGACTCCTTCTTGCCTTTGCTtggctttggaattaagtgtaCGTTCGGCACTACAAAGTGCATTAAGTGATAATACAATTGGTGACCATAAGAAGACATTTTTGGTTGTTGACTCAGTCATGACATAATTAGTTTGTTTATACATGCATGGCTCATACAGAATATGCtgtatttttatgtatatatgagGCTCCAGCtgtatgtttgcatgtttaTTCATTGAACAGTGTCAGCTGTTACATT from Solea solea chromosome 5, fSolSol10.1, whole genome shotgun sequence harbors:
- the sec11a gene encoding signal peptidase complex catalytic subunit SEC11A — translated: MLSLDFLDDVRRMNKRQLYYQVLNFGMIVSSALMIWKGLMVVTGSESPIVVVLSGSMEPAFHRGDLLFLTNRVEDPIRVGEIVVFRIEGREIPIVHRVLKIHEKDNGDIKFLTKGDNNAVDDRGLYKQGQHWLEKKDVVGRARGFVPYIGIVTILMNDYPKFKYAVLFMLGLFVLVHRE